In Brassica napus cultivar Da-Ae chromosome A3, Da-Ae, whole genome shotgun sequence, the sequence GTGGAAAAAGATTTGTATAGTAGGAGCTTTTTGGTCCTTGAAAAGATTTTGTTGATGTGTTCTTTTTGTCGCATGTCTCAACAACTATTAAaaaacttttagattttttatttatttttgattaaataaaaataaaaattattttctaatcaaGACAAgagaattttctaaaatttcacctatataaacaaaatcacTGATTCTCTTTAAATATATTGTAggataaacaaaataaatacaaaaagatGCAagcaaaattatctaattattcGTAAAAAAGgggtaaaaactaaaaacaatgcAGGGAAGAATCGGTGGGCCGAAGCCTGAAGAAGAGAATTGAGAGTTGGGAGTCGCCGGCGGCAACAGGCAGAAAATGCTGAATCATTTGCTCTATCGCTCTCACACCCcttctctcctcttctccagagccttctcctcctcctcctcctcctcctctacgCTTTTCGTCAAAGGTTCCATTATGTCTCTCTCGTTTCATCTGATCCATCTTCCCACCAATCTAATTTCTCATTTCTTGGTTTGATTCTGTTTTGTAAACTGCATGTATGCTTTGATTACGAACTCTTAGGGACAGTGCTTTGATAAGGGATAAGACAAGGGTCTGTCTAATTTTCTTACCAATCTTCAAGTTTCAAACTTTCGATGTTTTTAGTGATTTCTTTCCCCTATAATTGAAGGGTTTGTTTTCAATTTATCGAAAGTTGCATCTCGTGGAAGATATGGTCTGACCACTATTGTGATTTGGTTCTGTTTTATGTTGTGTTAATTTCCCCCGTATGGTCTTCAAGTTTCAAACTTTAGATGTAAAATAAGCATCGTCTTTTGGCTTAGGGCAGGCAGATCTAATGAGCTTCTTCTTATGTTGTGTCACTGAAATTGAATGCTTTGTTTGTGGCAGGGGTAACTTTCTCAAGCACAGAAGAAACATTAACGCAAGCATTTTCTCAATATGGTCGAGTTCTTGGAGGTCCGTCTCTTAGACCTCTACAGCATTTGCGTTTCTTGACACAACTGCATTTACAtatctcttttctcttcttcaacttttttttggttGCTTCAGTGGATGTGTTAATGGACGAAGTCAGGTGTAGGCCAAAAGGGTTTGCTTATGTCACATTCTCTTCTAAAGAAGAAGCCGCAAAAGCTTTATTAGAACTAAACGGACAGGTATGAATTCCCTTCTTCATTACCTCAGTTTCTTTCGAACATATAGCTTTCTATGTTAGGTTGGAAATGTATATGATGAATATTTGTGAATCCCCGGGGGGAGCATTAGAACAAGATATGTCAGAGATAATGGGAACTATTTGCTTGGAATAATCCGACCACACTGAAACATCAAGTCTTTGAACTGGTTATGTTGCGTAATATTCATGAAAATCTTTGTTATTTCGATCTCAGTTGGTAGACGGGAGGGTTGTGATCCTCGACACAACGAAAGCGGTCAAACAGAATCGACCAGACAGCAAGCCGAAGCATGCAGGTGGGTGATAGCTGATACTTCTCTTTTCTCTTACGAGCTAATTGTTAGGTGAAATTTTTGAGACACAATCATGTACCTGTTCATTGAATTGCTAAATGTCGTCTCAACTTTTGTTTTGACTCAGTGGAAGAGGTTCCGAACAGCCAACACGTGGTTACTTCAGAAAG encodes:
- the LOC106438434 gene encoding small RNA-binding protein 11, chloroplastic-like, which codes for MLNHLLYRSHTPSLLFSRAFSSSSSSSSTLFVKGVTFSSTEETLTQAFSQYGRVLGVDVLMDEVRCRPKGFAYVTFSSKEEAAKALLELNGQLVDGRVVILDTTKAVKQNRPDSKPKHAVEEVPNSQHVVTSES